In Peromyscus eremicus chromosome 2, PerEre_H2_v1, whole genome shotgun sequence, a single genomic region encodes these proteins:
- the Calb1 gene encoding calbindin, with product MAESHLQSSLITASQFFEIWLHFDADGSGYLEGKELQNLIQELLQARKKAGLELSPEMKTFVDQYGQRDDGKIGIVELAHVLPTEENFLLLFRCQQLKSCEEFMKTWRKYDTDHSGFIETEELKNFLKDLLEKANKTVDDTKLAEYTDLMLKLFDSNNDGKLELTEMARLLPVQENFLLKFQGIKMCGKEFNKAFELYDQDGNGYIDENELDALLKDLCEKNKQELDVNNITTYKKNIMALSDGGKLYRTDLALILSAGDN from the exons ATGGCAGAATCCCACCTGCAGTCATCCCTGATCACAGCCTCGCAGTTTTTCGAGATCTGGCTTCATTTCGACGCTGACg GAAGTGGTTACCTGGAAGGAAAGGAGCTGCAGAACTTGATCCAGGAGCTCCTGCAGGCGCGAAAGAAGGCTGGATTG gaGTTATCACCTGAGATGAAAACCTTTGTGGATCAGTATGGGCAGAGAGATGATGGAAAAATAGGAATTGTAGAG CTGGCTCATGTCTTACCCACAGAAGAGAATTTCCTGCTGCTCTTCCGATGCCAGCAACTGAAGTCCTGCGAGGAATTCATGAAG ACTTGGAGAAAGTACGATACTGACCACAGCGGCTTCATAGAAACCGAGGAACTCAAG AACTTTCTAAAGGACCTACTAGAGAAAGCAAACAAGACCGTGGATGATACAAAACTAGCTGAGTACACAGACCTCATG CTGAAACTGTTTGATTCAAATAATGATGGAAAGCTTGAGCTGACAGAGATGGCCAG GTTGCTACCCGTGCAGGAAAATTTCCTTCTTAAATTCCAG gGAATCAAAATGTGTGGGAAAGAGTTCAATAAGGCTTTTGAGTTATATGATCAG GATGGCAACGGATACATAGATGAAAATGAGCTGGATGCTTTACTGAAAGATCTGTGTGAGAAGAACAAACAG GAACTGGATGTTAATAATATTACTACATACAAGAAGAACATAATGGCCTTGTCGGATGGAGGGAAGCTGTACCGAACAGATCTTGCTCTTATTCTCTCTGCTGGAGACAACTAG